In Lotus japonicus ecotype B-129 chromosome 5, LjGifu_v1.2, one genomic interval encodes:
- the LOC130717667 gene encoding GATA transcription factor 8-like, whose protein sequence is MVGPNFMDELDCGSFFDHIDDLLDFPVEDVDGTATTLPSAAAAAANCTSLASIWPPETDSFPGSDSVFSGNSGSDLSAELSVPYEDIVQLEWLSNFVEDSYGGSLTMKKVEHQQPSSTITTKEDSVHNQFQTSSPVSVLESSSSCSGGKPAEIYIPVPCGRARSKRPRPASFNPRSAMQLISPASSFIGENNTMKPNYHHHVRTSSDSENFAESQPVITKMMMPKQASGEPKKKKKIKVPLPLAPSDGNNIQNGSQPVRKCMHCEITKTPQWRAGPMGPKTLCNACGVRYKSGRLFPEYRPAASPTFCPAVHSNSHKKVLEMRCKGEDSGLADQPELIPNTNSSLTLEEYM, encoded by the exons ATGGTTGGACCAAACTTCATGGACGAGTTAGACTGCGGAAGCTTCTTTGACCACATCGACGACCTCCTCGATTTCCCCGTCGAGGACGTCGACGGCACCGCCACCACCTTACCATCCGCCGCCGCCGCAGCCGCGAACTGCACCTCCCTAGCCAGCATCTGGCCCCCAGAAACCGACTCGTTTCCCGGCTCCGACTCGGTGTTTTCCGGCAACAGCGGCTCGGACCTCTCGGCGGAGCTCTCTGTTCCG TATGAAGACATTGTCCAATTGGAATGGCTGTCAAACTTTGTGGAGGACTCATATGGGGGTAGCCTCACCATGaagaaggtggagcatcagcaACCATCATCCACCATCACAACCAAAGAGGATTCAGTGCACAACCAGTTCCAGACATCAAGCCCAGTTTCTGTCTTAGAAAGCAGCAGCTCCTGCTCCGGCGGGAAGCCGGCAGAGATTTACATCCCTGTCCCTTGTGGGCGCGCACGCAGCAAGCGTCCGCGCCCTGCGAGCTTCAATCCTCGCTCTGCCATGCAGCTCATTTCCCCTGCTTCCTCTTTTATTGGGGAGAACAACACCATGAAGCCTAATTATCATCATCATGTCAGGACCTCTTCAGATTCTGAGAATTTTGCTGAGTCTCAGCCTGTGATTACCAAGATGATGATGCCAAAACAGGCTTCTGGGGagcctaagaagaagaagaagatcaagGTTCCACTTCCACTTGCTCCATCTGATGGAAACAATATTCAGAATGGTTCACAACCGGTCAGGAAATGCATGCATTGTGAGATCACCAAGACTCCTCAGTGGAGGGCAGGGCCAATGGGGCCGAAAACACTCTGCAATGCTTGCGGCGTTCGCTACAAGTCTGGCCGCCTCTTCCCTGAGTACCGGCCTGCCGCCAGCCCGACATTCTGCCCGGCCGTGCACTCGAATTCCCATAAGAAGGTCCTGGAAATGAGATGCAAGGGTGAGGATTCTGGCCTTGCAGATCAGCCTGAACTTATTCCAAACACTAACAGCAGCCTCACCCTGGAGGAATACATGTGA